A single genomic interval of Gossypium raimondii isolate GPD5lz chromosome 11, ASM2569854v1, whole genome shotgun sequence harbors:
- the LOC105802039 gene encoding 40S ribosomal protein S9-2, with product MVHVSFYRNYGKTFKKPRRPYEKERLDAELRLVGEYGLRCKRELWRVQYALSRIRNAARDLLTLDEKNPRRIFEGEALLRRMNRYGLLDESQNKLDYVLALTVENFLERRLQTLVFKTGMAKSIHHARVLIRQRHIRVGRQVVNIPSFMVRVDSQKHIDFSLTSPFGGGRPGRVKRKNQRAAAKKAAGGDGDEEDEE from the exons ATGGTTCACGTCTCCTTTTACCGCAACT ATGGGAAGACATTTAAGAAGCCTCGTCGTCCTTATGAAAAAGAACGATTGGATGCTGAGTTGAGGCTGGTGGGAGAGTACGGGCTGCGATGCAAGAGGGAACTCTGGAGAGTTCAGTATGCTTTAAGCCGAATCAGAAATGCTGCTAGGGATCTATTGACCCTCGATGAGAAGAACCCGCGTCGGATCTTTGAGGGTGAAGCCCTTCTTCGCCGGATGAATCGATACGGACTATTGGATGAGAGCCAGAACAAGCTTGATTATGTCTTGGCGTTGACGGTGGAGAACTTCCTCGAACGTCGCCTTCAAACTCTCGTGTTCAAGACTGGTATGGCTAAATCTATCCACCATGCCCGAGTTCTCATCAGGCAGAGGCATATCAG GGTTGGAAGGCAGGTAGTCAACATTCCATCATTCATGGTGAGGGTTGATTCACAAAAGCACATTGATTTCTCGCTGACTAGTCCGTTTGGCGGTGGACGTCCCGGAAGAGTGAAGAGAAAGAACCAAAGGGCAGCTGCCAAGAAGGCTGCTGGTGGAGATggagatgaagaagatgaagagtaA
- the LOC105802038 gene encoding pectinesterase 3, which produces MESVNFFKGYGKLSHLESQNPRRRSASAAITISAILLFTLVIGFTLAALLLQPINDKDPTDSASASSLSSNLVESIKTICNVTRYPDSCFTALSSLNASTKPDLEAFLDLSLQVAITHLSDLSSSFKSLNDLHSQPALKDCLTLFDDALSRLNDSVSAMKVGTGKELVLTKEKISDIQTWISAAMTDQDTCNDGLEEMGWTAADEVVKSQSQSCKESISNSLAIVANMQNLLQKCGRTMH; this is translated from the coding sequence ATGGAATCCGTTAACTTCTTCAAAGGCTATGGCAAACTAAGCCACCTCGAAAGCCAAAACCCTCGCCGAAGATCTGCCTCAGCCGCCATCACCATCTCTGCTATCCTCCTCTTCACTTTAGTCATCGGCTTCACCCTTGCTGCCTTGTTGCTGCAACCCATCAATGACAAAGATCCCACCGACTCGGCCTCCGCCTCTTCTTTATCTTCCAACTTGGTTGAGTCTATCAAGACCATCTGCAACGTGACTCGGTACCCTGACTCATGTTTCACCGCTCTATCTTCTCTGAACGCCTCTACAAAACCTGACCTAGAGGCCTTCCTTGACCTCTCTCTCCAAGTAGCCATCACCCATCTCTCCGACCTCTCTTCCTCATTCAAGTCCCTCAACGATCTCCACTCTCAGCCTGCTTTAAAAGACTGCTTGACCCTGTTTGATGACGCCCTCAGTCGACTCAACGACTCAGTGTCTGCCATGAAGGTGGGTACCGGGAAGGAGCTTGTGTTGACTAAGGAGAAGATCAGTGATATCCAGACTTGGATCAGTGCTGCAATGACTGATCAGGACACGTGTAATGATGGGTTAGAAGAGATGGGATGGACGGCTGCTGATGAAGTCGTAAAATCTCAATCCCAAAGCTGTAAAGAGTCGATTAGTAATAGTTTGGCCATTGTTGCTAATATGCAGAATCTTCTACAAAAGTGTGGTCGCACCATGCACTGA